The proteins below are encoded in one region of Candidatus Omnitrophota bacterium:
- a CDS encoding sigma-70 family RNA polymerase sigma factor produces MTIQDDGRETLSSAPDEELMQRYAQGEVEAFDELFQRHKNAVYAFIYHFVRISDSRDDLFQNVFLRIIRYRNQYKPTAKFTTWLFAITRSVCIDAMRKSHNANIIPLFPDGEDERDGGREMEPVCGGLSPREALHRSEIQRAIEETIRTLPPEQREVLLLREKTNLTFEEIAEAAGCSPNTVKSRMHYALLALRKELRKRGIDSL; encoded by the coding sequence CAGCGCGCCGGACGAAGAGCTGATGCAGCGCTACGCCCAGGGCGAGGTGGAGGCGTTCGACGAACTCTTTCAGCGGCACAAGAACGCCGTCTATGCGTTTATTTATCATTTTGTCCGCATTTCGGATAGCCGGGACGATCTCTTTCAGAACGTATTCTTGCGCATCATCCGCTATCGGAATCAATATAAGCCTACGGCGAAATTCACTACCTGGCTTTTCGCCATTACGCGATCCGTTTGCATCGACGCGATGAGAAAAAGCCACAATGCCAATATCATTCCACTTTTCCCCGATGGCGAGGACGAAAGAGATGGAGGAAGGGAGATGGAGCCGGTTTGCGGCGGTCTCTCGCCGCGCGAGGCGCTGCACCGCTCCGAAATCCAACGCGCCATCGAGGAGACGATCCGGACGCTGCCTCCGGAACAGCGGGAAGTGCTGCTGCTGCGCGAGAAGACGAATTTGACCTTCGAAGAGATCGCCGAGGCGGCGGGATGTTCGCCGAACACGGTGAAAAGCCGGATGCACTACGCGCTGCTGGCGCTGCGCAAAGAATTGAGAAAACGGGGAATCGATTCATTATGA